In Daphnia pulicaria isolate SC F1-1A chromosome 5, SC_F0-13Bv2, whole genome shotgun sequence, a single genomic region encodes these proteins:
- the LOC124341435 gene encoding 58 kDa phosphoprotein-like: MASKMLMLLAVLVALLVISEARPGAMKGIPGGLPGGFPGGLPTRTINMPIMPAGTFGPMPPSPDAGFPLDDEPDPLESLVSDPFGSVGKLLGGGGGGGGKKLLIIG, translated from the exons atggcatCCAAAATGTTGATG TTGTTGGCTGTGTTGGTCGCTCTGCTGGTGATCAGCGAAGCTCGTCCAGGAGCCATGAAAGGTATTCCAGGTGGACTCCCAGGTGGATTTCCAGGTGGACTTCCAACACGTACGATAAATATGCCGATCATGCCAGCCGGAACCTTCGGACCCATGCCTCCATCTCCGGACGCTGGATTTCCGTTAGACGATGAACCAGACCCACTGGAATCTTTGGTCAGCGATCCTTTTGGCTCCGTGGGCAAACTTctcggcggtggtggcggcggcggcggaaaGAAACTGCTCATCATCggatag
- the LOC124340850 gene encoding ionotropic receptor 25a-like, with translation MRSLQLLLVLGLAFAVQSADPIRVLLVYETNNVDADRAFTAVQSYLERTKVQGLSLGNVTRVTLDSTQKYLTVDDVCSVYDKSIDAGTPPHIVLDLTWSGLSSEVMKALTRNLGLPTISGSYGGVGDLKHWSNIDGNQTKYLVQVMPPSDIIPQLVALITSMQNMTNAAILYDDSFDMLNKYKSLLKNRPIRHMFSKIETNINSQIRRLEDMDIVNFFVLGKIDRINQVLMSAAQENYFGKKYSWTAISKDGSVEPFVRTENGSILFAVPTVNPDVANGILFKTSGLNTGYSVDTGFYFDLILRAITTVKNMLDGNTWPVDMSYSKCSMTNITAVTRNNFDLRKAFADTNVGSTFANMILNGNGKSYPQVEMTINQMNFKNSRLESKNALGTWKAGMPGEISFSAGQSLRPFQVISVFKIAVVVQAPFIMKRRANGTVTFYGYCVDLIKDIQAIMGFEYELYEVPDGKYGNMDSKMNWNGMIKELMEKRADIGLGALAVMAERENVIDFTVPYYDLVGISILMAKPQVSTSLFKFLTVLENDVWGCILAAYFFTSILLWIFDRWSPYSYQNNKEKYADDPEEEKREFSLKESLWFCMTSLTPQGGGESPKHLSGRLIAATWWLFGFIIIASYTANLAAFLTVSRLDSPVNSLDDLSTQYKVQYAPQNGTDVATYFERMAYIEKRFYEIWKDMSLNDSMNEVERSKLAVWDYPVSDKYTKIWQSMQDASLPRTFDEALTRVRASNAENNDGFAFLGDATDIRYQVLVNCDLQMVGEEFSRKPYAVAVQEGSPLRDLLNDAILRLLNQRRLETLKERWWTDNPEKQECGDTNDQSDGISIQNIGGVFIVIFVGIFLACVTLAIEYCYFKVRRNPEGDEVVSTPESRSNAASNRNKLDDAYVKNSQKPFVLGDNNSKDPYAGDYGYYGAKKELELEGDGPRPRKAW, from the exons atgcGTTCGCTTCAACTGCTCCTAGTGCTGGGATTGGCTTTCGCCGTCCAATCCGCCGATCCTATCCGTGTTC TTTTGGTTTATGAAACGAATAATGTGGATGCCGACCGTGCCTTTACCGCTGTACAAAGTTACCTGGAACGAACCAAAGTTCAGGGACTTAGCCTCGGAAATGTGACGCGCGTTACTCTCGATTCAACCCAAAAGTACCTGACAGTTGACGATG TTTGCAGCGTTTATGATAAGTCGATTGACGCGGGTACCCCTCCCCACATCGTATTGGATCTCACCTGGTCCGGATTGTCTTCAGAGGTGATGAAGGCCCTGACGAGAAACCTCGGACTACCCACAATCAGCGGCTCCTATGGTGGCGTTGGAGATCTAAa ACACTGGAGTAATATTGACGGAAATCAAACCAAGTACCTGGTTCAGGTAATGCCACCGAGCGATATTATCCCGCAATTGGTAGCTCTCATCACTTCGATGCAGAACATGACCAACGCCGCCATCCTCTACGATGATAGTTTCG ATATGCTCAACAAATACAAGTCTTTACTGAAGAACCGTCCCATTCGTCACATGTTCTCCAAGATCGAGACCAACATCAACAGTCAAATAAGACGATTGGAGGACATGGACATTGTCAATTTTTTCGTTCTAGGCAAAATAGATCGAATCAACCAGGTTCTAATGTCAGCAGCTCAAGAAAACTACTTTGGCAAAAAATATTCTTGGACTGCCATTTCTAag GATGGATCTGTAGAACCATTTGTCAGGACTGAGAATGGTTCAATTTTGTTTGCTGTGCCAACAGTTAACCCTGATGTTGCTAACGGCATACTGTTCAAAACATCTGGGCTTAATACTGGGTACAGTGTTGACACTGGATTCTACTTTGACTTGATTCTACGAGCCATTACTACTGTCAA AAACATGTTGGATGGCAACACATGGCCAGTCGACATGAGTTACTCAAAATGCAGCATGACAAACATAACTGCTGTGACGAGAAACAATTTTGATCTGAGGAAAGCCTTTGCTGAT ACGAATGTAGGATCAACATTCGCCAACATGATTTTGAATGGCAATGGCAAATCCTACCCACAAGTGGAAATGACCATCAATCagatgaatttcaaaaacagTCGCTTGGAATCGAAAAACGCTCTCGGTACCTGGAAAGCTGGAATGCCCGGCGAAATATCTTTCTCGGCCGGGCAATCATTACGTCCTTTTCAAGTCATTAGCGTTTTCAAAATCGCCGTGGTGGTG CAAGCGCCGTTCATCATGAAACGGAGAGCCAACGGAACGGTGACATTCTACGGTTATTGCGTCGATCTCATCAAAGACATTCAGGCTATTATGGGATTTGAATATGAGCTGTACGAAGTACCTGATGGCAAATACGGCAACATGGATAGCAAAATGAACTGGAACGGCATGATTAAAGAGCTAATGGAGAAG AGGGCGGACATAGGATTAGGAGCTCTAGCCGTGATGGCCGAACGTGAGAACGTGATTGATTTCACGGTGCCTTACTACGATTTGGTGGGCATCAGCATTTTGATGGCCAAGCCGCAAGTCTCCACGTCCTTGTTCAAATTTCTCACTGTGCTCGAGAACGACGTCTGGGGATGCATTTTAGCCGCTTATTTCTTTACCAG CATTTTGCTGTGGATTTTCGATCGCTGGTCGCCTTATTCCTATCaaaacaacaaggaaaaatacgCCGACGATCCTGAAGAAGAGAAACGTGAATTCTCCTTGAAAGAATCTCTCTGGTTCTGCATGACATCCCTGACACCTCAG GGCGGTGGAGAATCTCCCAAGCATTTGTCGGGTCGGCTTATTGCTGCCACTTGGTGGCTCTTTggtttcatcatcatcgcttCGTACACGGCCAA ctTGGCTGCCTTCTTGACCGTTTCCCGTCTCGACTCGCCCGTCAACTCGCTGGACGACTTGTCCACCCAGTACAAGGTCCAGTACGCCCCGCAAAACGGCACCGACGTCGCCACCTACTTTGAGCGCATGGCCTACATCGAAAAGCGATTCTACGA GATTTGGAAGGACATGAGCTTGAACGATTCGATGAACGAAGTGGAGCGTTCAAAATTGGCCGTTTGGGATTACCCGGTCAGTGACAAGTACACCAAGATTTGGCAATCCATGCAG GACGCCAGTTTGCCGCGCACTTTTGACGAGGCCCTAACTCGCGTCAGGGCGTCCAATGCTGAAAATAACGACGGATTCGCTTTCCTCG GTGACGCAACAGACATCCGTTACCAAGTGCTGGTCAATTGCGACCTGCAGATGGTGGGCGAGGAATTCTCGCGCAAGCCGTACGCCGTGGCCGTTCAGGAAGGTTCGCCGCTGAGGGACCTGCTCAACGACGCCATTTTGCGCTTGCTCAACCAGCGACGCCTGGAGACGCTCAAAGAGCGATGGTGGACCGATAACCCGGAGAAGCAAGAATGCGGCGACACCAACGACCAATCAGACGGCATTTCCATTCAAAACATCG GTGGTGTTTTTATCGTCATTTTCGTCGGCATCTTTTTGGCCTGCGTGACTTTGGCAATCGAATATTGCTACTTCAAAGTGCGACGTAATCCCGAAGGCGACGAAGTCGTTTCCACTCCCGAAAGCCGCAGCAATGCCGCCAGCAATCGCAATAAATTG GACGACGCCTACGTCAAGAATTCCCAGAAGCCTTTCGTCCTGGGCGACAATAACTCGAAGGATCCGTATGCAGGAGACTACGGCTATTACGGAGCCAAGAAAGAATTGGAACTCGA GGGTGACGGACCTCGCCCACGCAAAGCCTGGTAA
- the LOC124340919 gene encoding transferrin-like isoform X2, translating to MTDRICVVDEALASCLNMVADTNALTLEYECVRARDRLECLKLIQNGLADFAPFEPEDMYIAAKFMDDSLAIFLEMRNAITQLDVFRFLSVAVVRNDANINYPADLRGKVSCHTGYGRTAGWHMPIPRLMTEKLIKPDCTGLNPVNEHELAAVSDFFSRACVPGKWSPDEATDQLFKRKYPNLCSACNDPYRCSDGDEYSGFEGTLRCVTQGLGQVAWTSYTTVRRVFGMDTVTPSSEIVNFSFLCPEGGRRPLTSPFPCVWSAKPWNAYLTRKVTAVAVLRDMQARIVRAVELARTAGNVRSADWLTRVLGFEPDAVAVPMDELSVFTSAEYLARSNFTLSIEGRGCRGRILRFCVVSEKEQRKCQDLRMAALSRRVLPEISCIRGSTTMDCMDRIRRGEADMRTFDSNDAFRAGRSYNLKPIVTEIYPNTQESASFAVAVVKSNSGINRLEDLREKRSCHTGFGRTAGWNIPVFALSQRQLIYPQRCRFGRAVSQFFSQSCVPGAKDFVNDIFRDNPLSLCSMCVGNQALGGAGRCSSEPTEELFAGFRGAFHCLVEGGGDVAFVRHTTPFENTDGNNLENWAVGLSSNNFRLLCLDGGVRPVQEYQTCNLGKVPAPKVMTDGWKSAERTQDIRAVLLRLSDLFSPSFGGQVIFRLFGPYEGVPNLLFTDFAERLGDLGPVDYIQGLGHDFVRMMEQTTCGSGKLHHAAATGIVMGVFTSLLAIYYR from the exons ATGACCg ATCGCATTTGTGTGGTGGACGAAGCTCTGGCCTCCTGCTTGAATATGGTAGCTGACACGAACGCCCTTACGCTGGAATACGAATGCGTCCGCGCTCGAGACAG attggaatgtttgaaaCTGATCCAAAATGGACTGGCGGATTTCGCTCCATTTGAGCCAGAAGATATGTACATTGCAGCCAAGTTCATGGACGACTCTTTGGCCATTTTCCTTGAAATGCGTAACGCCATCACTCAGTTAG ATGTCTTTCGATTTTTGAGCGTCGCCGTGGTACGCAATGACGCCAACATTAATTATCCTGCTGATTTGCGCGGAAAGGTTTCCTGTCACACAGG ATATGGAAGAACGGCAGGTTGGCACATGCCAATACCTCGG CTAATGACGGAAAAATTGATCAAGCCAGATTGCACAGGGTTAAATCCAGTTAACGAACACGAATTGGCTGCCGTGTCGGATTTTTTTTCACGCGCTTGCGTGCCCGGAAAATGGTCGCCTGATGAAGCCACAGACCAATTATTCA AACGGAAATATCCCAACTTATGCTCGGCGTGTAATGATCCTTACCGCTGCTCCGATGGAGATGAATATTCCGGATTCGAGGGAACGTTACGATGCGTCACGCAAGGATTGGGTCAAGTAGCTTGGACTAGTTATACCACCGTTAGGCGGGTGTTTGGC ATGGACACAGTCACCCCGAGCAGTGAAATTGTCAACTTTAGTTTCCTGTGTCCAGAGGGTGGCCGCCGGCCATTGACGTCGCCGTTTCCCTGTGTCTGGTCAGCTAAACCCTGGAACGCTTATCTGACCCGGAAAGTTACTGCAGT AGCCGTGTTAAGAGACATGCAAGCACGTATAGTTCGGGCTGTTGAACTCGCCCGAACCGCCGGTAATGTGCGATCGGCCGATTGGCTCACACGAGTCCTGGGTTTTGAACCGGACGCCGTAGCCGTACCTATGGATGAACTGTCTGTGTTCACGTCTGCCGAATACCTCGCCAGAA GCAACTTTACACTGTCGATCGAAGGACGCGGTTGCCGTGGACGAATTCTTCGTTTCTGTGTCGTTTCGGAAAAAGAGCAACGGAAATGTCAAGATCTGAGAATGGCCGCCCTTTCCAGGCGTGTCCTACCGGAAATATCATGCATTCGTGGATCGACGACGATGGATTGCATGGATCGCATAAGGCGAGGAGAGGCTGATATGAGGACATTTGACAGCAATGATGCATTCCGAGCTGGCAG ATCGTATAACTTGAAGCCCATCGTGACTGAAATTTACCCCAACACACAAGAATCGGCCTCATTTGCAGTGGCGGTGGTCAAGTCCAATTCTGGAATCAATCGACTGGAAGACTTGCGTGAAAAACGGTCATGCCACACAGGATTTGGTCGGACTGCGG GATGGAACATTCCTGTTTTTGCGCTGTCACAACGGCAACTAATTTATCCACAGCGATGCCGATTCGGACGGGCAGTCAGCCAGTTTTTCAGCCAATCGTGTGTCCCCGGCGCCAAAGACTTTGTCAACGACATCTTTAGAGACAATCCTCTGTCGCTGTGTAGCATGTGCGTCGGCAATCAAGCTTTAG GTGGAGCTGGTCGTTGTTCCTCCGAGCCGACCGAGGAGCTTTTTGCTGGATTTCGAGGAGCATTCCATTGTTTGGTGGAAGGCGGAGGAGATGTGGCCTTTGTCAGACATACCACGCCTTTTGAAAACACCG ATGGAAACAATTTGGAAAACTGGGCGGTGGGATTGAGTTCCAACAACTTCCGGTTGTTGTGTCTCGACGGGGGTGTTCGACCCGTGCAGGAATACCAAACCTGCAATTTGGGCAAAGTGCCCGCGCCCAAA GTAATGACGGATGGTTGGAAGTCTGCCGAGCGAACGCAGGACATCCGGGCTGTCTTGTTAAGATTGTCTGACCTCTTTAGCCCTTCTTTTGGAGGTCAGGTCATCTTTCGTCTATTCGGGCCTTACGAGGGAGTTCCCAACCTTCTTTTCACG GATTTCGCCGAGAGGCTTGGCGATCTAGGACCGGTCGATTACATACAAGGACTGGGCCACGATTTCGTGCGAATGATGGAACAAACCACCTGTGGCTCTGGGAAACTCCATCACGCAGCCGCCACCGGCATTGTCATGGGAGTCTTCACTTCATTGTTGGCTATCTATTATCGTTGA
- the LOC124340919 gene encoding transferrin-like isoform X1, which yields MLIRRLFLSFSLLICLQCVQSYRICVVDEALASCLNMVADTNALTLEYECVRARDRLECLKLIQNGLADFAPFEPEDMYIAAKFMDDSLAIFLEMRNAITQLDVFRFLSVAVVRNDANINYPADLRGKVSCHTGYGRTAGWHMPIPRLMTEKLIKPDCTGLNPVNEHELAAVSDFFSRACVPGKWSPDEATDQLFKRKYPNLCSACNDPYRCSDGDEYSGFEGTLRCVTQGLGQVAWTSYTTVRRVFGMDTVTPSSEIVNFSFLCPEGGRRPLTSPFPCVWSAKPWNAYLTRKVTAVAVLRDMQARIVRAVELARTAGNVRSADWLTRVLGFEPDAVAVPMDELSVFTSAEYLARSNFTLSIEGRGCRGRILRFCVVSEKEQRKCQDLRMAALSRRVLPEISCIRGSTTMDCMDRIRRGEADMRTFDSNDAFRAGRSYNLKPIVTEIYPNTQESASFAVAVVKSNSGINRLEDLREKRSCHTGFGRTAGWNIPVFALSQRQLIYPQRCRFGRAVSQFFSQSCVPGAKDFVNDIFRDNPLSLCSMCVGNQALGGAGRCSSEPTEELFAGFRGAFHCLVEGGGDVAFVRHTTPFENTDGNNLENWAVGLSSNNFRLLCLDGGVRPVQEYQTCNLGKVPAPKVMTDGWKSAERTQDIRAVLLRLSDLFSPSFGGQVIFRLFGPYEGVPNLLFTDFAERLGDLGPVDYIQGLGHDFVRMMEQTTCGSGKLHHAAATGIVMGVFTSLLAIYYR from the exons ATGCTGATCCGACGATTGTTTCTGTCGTTCTCGCTGCTTATTTGCTTGCAATGTGTCCAGTCTT ATCGCATTTGTGTGGTGGACGAAGCTCTGGCCTCCTGCTTGAATATGGTAGCTGACACGAACGCCCTTACGCTGGAATACGAATGCGTCCGCGCTCGAGACAG attggaatgtttgaaaCTGATCCAAAATGGACTGGCGGATTTCGCTCCATTTGAGCCAGAAGATATGTACATTGCAGCCAAGTTCATGGACGACTCTTTGGCCATTTTCCTTGAAATGCGTAACGCCATCACTCAGTTAG ATGTCTTTCGATTTTTGAGCGTCGCCGTGGTACGCAATGACGCCAACATTAATTATCCTGCTGATTTGCGCGGAAAGGTTTCCTGTCACACAGG ATATGGAAGAACGGCAGGTTGGCACATGCCAATACCTCGG CTAATGACGGAAAAATTGATCAAGCCAGATTGCACAGGGTTAAATCCAGTTAACGAACACGAATTGGCTGCCGTGTCGGATTTTTTTTCACGCGCTTGCGTGCCCGGAAAATGGTCGCCTGATGAAGCCACAGACCAATTATTCA AACGGAAATATCCCAACTTATGCTCGGCGTGTAATGATCCTTACCGCTGCTCCGATGGAGATGAATATTCCGGATTCGAGGGAACGTTACGATGCGTCACGCAAGGATTGGGTCAAGTAGCTTGGACTAGTTATACCACCGTTAGGCGGGTGTTTGGC ATGGACACAGTCACCCCGAGCAGTGAAATTGTCAACTTTAGTTTCCTGTGTCCAGAGGGTGGCCGCCGGCCATTGACGTCGCCGTTTCCCTGTGTCTGGTCAGCTAAACCCTGGAACGCTTATCTGACCCGGAAAGTTACTGCAGT AGCCGTGTTAAGAGACATGCAAGCACGTATAGTTCGGGCTGTTGAACTCGCCCGAACCGCCGGTAATGTGCGATCGGCCGATTGGCTCACACGAGTCCTGGGTTTTGAACCGGACGCCGTAGCCGTACCTATGGATGAACTGTCTGTGTTCACGTCTGCCGAATACCTCGCCAGAA GCAACTTTACACTGTCGATCGAAGGACGCGGTTGCCGTGGACGAATTCTTCGTTTCTGTGTCGTTTCGGAAAAAGAGCAACGGAAATGTCAAGATCTGAGAATGGCCGCCCTTTCCAGGCGTGTCCTACCGGAAATATCATGCATTCGTGGATCGACGACGATGGATTGCATGGATCGCATAAGGCGAGGAGAGGCTGATATGAGGACATTTGACAGCAATGATGCATTCCGAGCTGGCAG ATCGTATAACTTGAAGCCCATCGTGACTGAAATTTACCCCAACACACAAGAATCGGCCTCATTTGCAGTGGCGGTGGTCAAGTCCAATTCTGGAATCAATCGACTGGAAGACTTGCGTGAAAAACGGTCATGCCACACAGGATTTGGTCGGACTGCGG GATGGAACATTCCTGTTTTTGCGCTGTCACAACGGCAACTAATTTATCCACAGCGATGCCGATTCGGACGGGCAGTCAGCCAGTTTTTCAGCCAATCGTGTGTCCCCGGCGCCAAAGACTTTGTCAACGACATCTTTAGAGACAATCCTCTGTCGCTGTGTAGCATGTGCGTCGGCAATCAAGCTTTAG GTGGAGCTGGTCGTTGTTCCTCCGAGCCGACCGAGGAGCTTTTTGCTGGATTTCGAGGAGCATTCCATTGTTTGGTGGAAGGCGGAGGAGATGTGGCCTTTGTCAGACATACCACGCCTTTTGAAAACACCG ATGGAAACAATTTGGAAAACTGGGCGGTGGGATTGAGTTCCAACAACTTCCGGTTGTTGTGTCTCGACGGGGGTGTTCGACCCGTGCAGGAATACCAAACCTGCAATTTGGGCAAAGTGCCCGCGCCCAAA GTAATGACGGATGGTTGGAAGTCTGCCGAGCGAACGCAGGACATCCGGGCTGTCTTGTTAAGATTGTCTGACCTCTTTAGCCCTTCTTTTGGAGGTCAGGTCATCTTTCGTCTATTCGGGCCTTACGAGGGAGTTCCCAACCTTCTTTTCACG GATTTCGCCGAGAGGCTTGGCGATCTAGGACCGGTCGATTACATACAAGGACTGGGCCACGATTTCGTGCGAATGATGGAACAAACCACCTGTGGCTCTGGGAAACTCCATCACGCAGCCGCCACCGGCATTGTCATGGGAGTCTTCACTTCATTGTTGGCTATCTATTATCGTTGA